AGCAACCTCCCGTGGTTCCTGCACGCTATTACTAACCCCGATGGCAGTAAAATTGTTTTGGGGCAGCGCCTCGGCAACCGCGTCGATATTTTCGACCCCAAGGTTGTCAAGATCGAATTCAAACAAGGCGGCTATGCCAGCGCGGGGGAGTATCCCCATCCCTGGCAGACCACTATTTTCTCGTTGCAACCACTCAATAGTGCCGATGGCAAGCCAATTTTCGCTGAAATTTCGAACAATGATCAGCTCAGACTATTTTCACCACAAGCGGAAGTGTTGTGGGAAAGTTCAACCAACTATGGCGGAAGCGTGGTCTCTTTTGCGCAAGGGGATAAAAGCGGAGCAAGAGATGCGGCAACGATGTTCATCTCGGTGCAACCGCGGATGGCCTTGTTGGATAGCAACACCATTCTGGTTCCCTCGAACGAAGGCTGGAAACTCTCTAAAGCTTTGCAATCAATCGGCCCTGGCCAGATTACGGCGCTACGCTCAGACGGCAACAGTATGGTTGAACTCTGGCATACCACGCCGCAACAGGGCAGCCTTGCTGACTTTCAATATGCAGACATCGACAATGATCATAAACCTGAGGTTGTCCTGCTTATGCATTACAAAAGTGCAGGATTGCTCAGTAAAGGAAATGCTGGCTTAAAAGTTTTCGAACTCAACTAGTCAGTCTGACTAGACTTTTTAGCACCAATTAATACCGGGCTCCTCATTCACTTTGGATGCCCGGTATTTTTTTACCTTTCTCTCCCAAGCCTTTCAAACGGCCACTTATATTACGCAGTCAGACATCATACCTGCCAGGCAACCCAGCCATACCAGTTAAGCTTTAATTGGAAGCTCCTCAAAATATCTAATAGTCGACACCTGGCTGTTGGATATTCTTCACCTTATCTGTTATTAATTTACATAAAATCTACAAGCGCTTGATTTTAAACATTTTTATTATTGGCACAAGACTTGATATATAGCTTGGTCAAGCAGCACAAATCATTTAACTTTTCCTTTCAAGGAGATGACCATGAAAAAGAACACTGCATTAACCGTTACATTCGCAAGTCTCTTCGTCGCCGCCAGCTTTTTAACCTTCAGTGCTGTCAATTTCGACCAGGAACTCGGAGCCCGGGACGGCATCAACAGCTACGCCGCTGTGAACTTTGACAAGGAACTCGGTCCCCGTGATGACATCAACAAATACGCCGCCGTGAACTTCGACAAAGAACTCGGTCCCCGTGATGACATCAACAAATACGCCGCCGTGAACTTCGACAAGGAACTTGGTCCCCGTGATGACATCAACAGCTACGCCGCTGTGAACTTTGACAAGGAACTCGGTCCCCGTGATGACATCAACAAATACGCCGCCGTGAACTTCGACAAGGAACTCGGTCCCCGTGATGACATCAACAAATACGCCGCCGTGAACTTCGACAAGGAACTCGGTCCCCGTGATGACATCAACAAATACGCCGCCGTGAACTTCGACAAGGAACTCGGTCCCCGTGATGACATCAACAAATACGCCGCTGTGAACTTCGACAAGGAACTCGGTTCCCGTGATGACATCAACCGCTATGCTTAAATGAGGCTGAGCACCTAGTTCTGTCATGAGTTTTATTTAGAAAATATTTTTATTCGTTAAATAAAAGGGCCCTTCAAAATGGGCCCTTTTTTTTCGTCAACAGATATGCTACACACGCCGCTATGGCTCTTATCTCTCTCAATAATCTCTCCCTCGCGTTCGGTGGTTCCCCACTCTTTGACCGCACCGCCCTGCAGATTGAACCGCGTGACCGGATTGCGCTGATCGGGCGGAACGGCTGTGGCAAATCAACACTGCTTCGCCTGCTCAACGGCGAACATCGCGCGGACTCGGGTGATATCATGCGCCAGCAGGGGTTGAAGACCGCAATCCTGCAGCAGGACGTCCCTCTCAACTTCGCCGGCAACATCAACGATGCGGTGCTGCGTCTGTCCTCTGGCAACGAGGGGGATGGCCGCCTCGAAGCGCTCCTCTCGCGCCTCGATCTCGACCCACAACTACCGGTCGCCAGCCTTTCAGGCGGAGTGAAACGCCGCGTACTGTTGGCGGCGGCGCTCTACTGTGAACCGGACCTGTTACTCCTTGATGAACCAACCAACCACCTCGATATCGATTCAATCCTCTGGCTCGAGCAGTTTTTAAAGCGTCTGCAGACCACTCTGGTCTTTGTCAGCCATGATCGCGCCTTCACCGCCAGCGTCGCCAGCCGCATTGTGGAACTCGACCGCGGACAACTGTTCGATTACCCCTGTGACTATCCAACCTATCTGGTCCGGCGTGAAGAGCGCCTGCATGCCGAAGACGAGCTGTGGCGGCGCCAGGATAAAAAGCTGGCCGAAGAAGAGGTCTGGATTCGCCAGGGGATCAAGGCACGGCGCACCCGCAATATGGGGCGCGTAAGGGCGCTCAAAAAAATGCGCGACGAGAATCGGCAGCGCCGCGCACGCAGCGGAGAGGTACGGCTTAGTCTCGACACCGGGGAACGCAGCGGTCAGATGGTCATTGAAGCTAAAAACATCAGCTTCAGCTATGCTGATAAAGCTGTGGTGAGTGACCTGTCAATCCGTCTGATGCGCGGCGACCGGGTAGCGATTCTGGGTCCCAACGGCTGCGGTAAATCGACGCTGCTGAAACTCTTATTGGACAAGCTGAAACCAACGACTGGAACCCTGCGCCAGGGAACGAACCTGCAGATTGTCTATTTTGATCAGCTGCGCGAACAGCTCGACGAAAACGCCAGCGTCAAACAAAATGTCTGCGGTGATCATGACACGGTCGAAATTTCCGGTCAGCAACGCCACATTTACGGTTACCTGAGTGATTTTCTCTTCACTCCCGATCGCGCACGCACCCCGGTGCGGGTCCTTTCAGGCGGCGAGCGCAATCGCCTGCTGCTGGCCAAACTCTTCACCAAACCCGCCAACCTGCTGGTACTGGACGAACCGACCAACGACCTTGATGTCGAGACCCTCGATCTGCTTGAGGAGCTTCTGCTCGAATATCAGGGGACGCTGCTGCTGGTTAGTCACGACCGGACTTTTGTCGACAATATTGTCACCAGCTGCCTGGTGTTTGAGGGGGATGGACGATTCAGTGAGCATATCGGGGGGTACACCGACTGGCTCGAGTCCAGCCAACCTGTCAAGAAGCCGATCGAGGAAAAGACTAAGCCGCAAAGAGCTAAAGAACAACGCCCCAAACGTCTCAGCTTCAAGCAGAAACACGAACTCGAAACCCTGCCCCTGCTGATTGACAAACTGGAAACAGAACAGGCAGCAATTCACGAATCGATGGCTGACCCGGCGCTCTACCAGCCCGGCAAAAAAGCGCTGAGCGAGCAACTGAACGCCCGCTTGCCCGAAGTGGAGAAAGAACTTGCCCGCGCCTATGCCCGCTGGGATGAGTTGGATGCGCTGAACGATAACGGAACTACAGGTTGAGTTTCTCCCCGCAATATTTACAAAACTCCGCATCAGGATCATGTCCAAAAGCACTACATTCCGGGCATGATTGGGTGGTTATCTGTTTTTTGAGCGCCAATTCCGCGGTCACGATTCCAGTCG
Above is a genomic segment from Geopsychrobacter electrodiphilus DSM 16401 containing:
- a CDS encoding ATP-binding cassette domain-containing protein; this encodes MALISLNNLSLAFGGSPLFDRTALQIEPRDRIALIGRNGCGKSTLLRLLNGEHRADSGDIMRQQGLKTAILQQDVPLNFAGNINDAVLRLSSGNEGDGRLEALLSRLDLDPQLPVASLSGGVKRRVLLAAALYCEPDLLLLDEPTNHLDIDSILWLEQFLKRLQTTLVFVSHDRAFTASVASRIVELDRGQLFDYPCDYPTYLVRREERLHAEDELWRRQDKKLAEEEVWIRQGIKARRTRNMGRVRALKKMRDENRQRRARSGEVRLSLDTGERSGQMVIEAKNISFSYADKAVVSDLSIRLMRGDRVAILGPNGCGKSTLLKLLLDKLKPTTGTLRQGTNLQIVYFDQLREQLDENASVKQNVCGDHDTVEISGQQRHIYGYLSDFLFTPDRARTPVRVLSGGERNRLLLAKLFTKPANLLVLDEPTNDLDVETLDLLEELLLEYQGTLLLVSHDRTFVDNIVTSCLVFEGDGRFSEHIGGYTDWLESSQPVKKPIEEKTKPQRAKEQRPKRLSFKQKHELETLPLLIDKLETEQAAIHESMADPALYQPGKKALSEQLNARLPEVEKELARAYARWDELDALNDNGTTG